TAAATATGTAAGCAGACGCTCTTAACATATTTAGTAGATTTGGCAATGAGGTAAATGCAGGATTCGATATACTTGCAATAGTAAAAATTAAGATAAGAGGAATAAGTGCCCCTATTTCACGCATCTTCAAAAATTTAATGAATAGAATTTTTGAGTGAGAAAATACTGAGGATATCGCCATATTAAATTGGAACATAAAAATTATTTAAGCTACTGTACCTGTAATTAGCTTAACTATTTCCTCTGGATTAGTTTTTGCCTTAATTCTTGAGCCATTGTTTTGACCGAGACGCAAAACAAAAAAACTATCAGCCACTTTGAAAGCATCCTGCATATTGTGTGTGATGAAGATTATAGAGAGTCCTTTATTTTTCAATTCTAGGATAAGATCTAATATGCGTGCTGTTTCTTTTACACCAAGGGCAGCAGTTGGTTCGTCTAAGATCAAAATTTTTTCAGTCCAGAAAGCGCCTTTACTTATCGCTACTGCATGACGTTGTCCACCAGATAATTGACTAACTAGCCGACTAGTATCAAATATACTTACACCAACATCATTTAAAAACTTAAGAGCACCTTGCTTCATCTCATGATTCTGAAGAACTTCAAGGCCAAAATAATTTTTAACAATTTCTTTTCCAAGATAGATATTCTGTTCGATACTCAGACAGTCAACTAAAGCTAAATCTTGATAGATAGTT
This DNA window, taken from SAR324 cluster bacterium, encodes the following:
- a CDS encoding ATP-binding cassette domain-containing protein, whose amino-acid sequence is TIYQDLALVDCLSIEQNIYLGKEIVKNYFGLEVLQNHEMKQGALKFLNDVGVSIFDTSRLVSQLSGGQRHAVAISKGAFWTEKILILDEPTAALGVKETARILDLILELKNKGLSIIFITHNMQDAFKVADSFFVLRLGQNNGSRIKAKTNPEEIVKLITGTVA